A single Ziziphus jujuba cultivar Dongzao chromosome 11, ASM3175591v1 DNA region contains:
- the LOC107432145 gene encoding DNA glycosylase/AP lyase ROS1, whose product MDMEQPRKNKSEMESSWIPMTPLKPFPQIPEPICSNGPRLQTQEEIATLSEKGEHFHSQNPTVYNTNVNNWGTGNNVEICREISFDGMTRMSFTGLLALANAATVTLGNNTAQMANDGAAETRRLFSSANSQIESHETQSLKSHDIPLEPQFSFGHQHSYDLNLPPGTTYGGGISNSIPQFAPVTPDKPKRADNKQASEPVAERGDQGREKQQNEAASTMVDIIVIDSDKEIPKPASDSFLAAVSTPLKENNGIDLNKTPQKKQRRKKHRPKVVREGKPKRTPKPVTPKPAGSKENPTEKRKYVRKKGVNKAPETSPPAVAGQTSDFRTDQTTKKSCRRTLNFETEEPKEVNSSNKSPSLDSESYVHQFSSNGVQSKSTVPFGNGLEVTVGNTQAGIACDLSCSTHQMLKSFMSFSTKTDSTQAKLNVDFRKEDADVQVTDHTQQENTVEVMLDCGTQSHPRSSNDSNCSTTINLREEKEKANRAKRKYYLAVKQADTSSRNLAGVHYNTLQAYQMSWMHFPNIYKKKRSEKGQIYSTSSITCCITATKDRENSQKDAEANPNKSETRYQTSGPHCDSNKVSAAFGESREGLQDKLHTLECIVALSQKERTTKKRSRGAKRVRDLASLSMKADHSDEQRAGNVHRPHTCIDTLVSDVCSTLTRKKGSKKRNSLAVQNLAFYGDQQSFSKSSGTPIETTMKPLTIGAIIEQLKCLDINRESSEFAYQEQNTVTPCTAKNEEQNALVLYRRDGPLVSFDPTKKRRPRPKVDLDEETNRVWKLLLENINSEGIDGTDEDKVKWWEEERRVFRGRADSFIARMHLVQGDRRFSQWKGSVVDSVVGVFLTQNVSDHLSSSAFMSLAAHFPVKPRNNDKACVAVDQDEPVEFINEIPNLQDTEHNEVKGANSIEYFGSNKGAFSSTNESECKLSNSSASVLEVYHNQSVKTSTNQIFRTVAECYMGRDAAKNDAVSPQNSVDSSISQTSDKGGFCSESNSETEDLPNKSKHERLDNSISFMELLRNAESTMLHEVYVHAGYEYHQPKGIKHENQKQSKDKDGLQTSLEASTNASSNYCLPLTTNSGVSAVDCFEIFEETQSSNVYKNKDETSMSGQSTLTVESASPNDINKPTMHAQEAPICSGESFKNTQGDNTITAQTESRHEEITDITLNNAEQDSNEHGHSSSKEFTEMNALTSKSKNKRVQKEKKNEINWDKLREKAESNGRRERTPNTMDSLDWEAVRCADVHEIADTIKERGMNNMLGQRIKDFLNRLVREHGSIDLEWLRNVPPDQAKEYLLSIRGLGLKSVECVRLLTLHHLAFPVDTNVGRIAVRLGWVPLQPLPESLQLHLLELYPVLESIQKYLWPRLCKLDQRTLYELHYQMITFGKVFCTKSKPNCNACPMRGECRHFASAFASARLALPGPEEKSIISATEKGSHVNPTVNNGTSLPLLQENNQLEENQQLDACQKVQVIAGNRNCEPIIEEPATPEPECTQMSEDIEDAFYEDPDAIPTIKLNIEEFTQNLQNYMQENMELQEGDMSKALVALTTEAASIPMPKLKNVSRLRTEHLVYELPDSHPLLEMLKMEKRELDDPSSYLLAIWTPGETVNSIQPPEKTCCSQDFGRLCNEKECFSCNSVREANSQTVRGTLLIPCRTAMRGSFPLNGTYFQVNEVFADHASSLNPIDVPRAWIWNLHRRTVYFGTSIPTIFKGLSTQGIQHCFWKGFVCVRGFDQKTRAPRPLIARLHFPASKLTRNKERKDE is encoded by the exons ATGGATATGGAACAGCCGAGGAAAAATAAGTCAGAAATGGAGAGTTCCTGGATTCCGATGACCCCTTTAAAGCCCTTCCCCCAAATACCAGAGCCGATCTGTTCAAATGGTCCAAGACTCCAAACACAAGAAGAAATTGCTACTCTGTCAGAGAAGGGAGAGCATTTTCACTCCCAAAATCCTACGGTCTACAACACGAATGTCAACAACTGGGGGACCGGAAACAATGTGGAAATTTGCAGAGAAATTTCCTTTGATGGCATGACCAGAATGTCTTTCACTGGCCTATTGGCTCTTGCAAACGCCGCGACCGTTACTTTGGGTAATAATACAGCGCAAATGGCAAACGACGGCGCAGCAGAAACTCGCCGTTTATTTTCTTCTGCAAATTCACAGATCGAGAGTCACGAGACCCAGTCGCTCAAAAGCCACGATATTCCTCTTGAAC CTCAATTCTCATTTGGTCATCAGCATTCCTATGATCTTAATTTGCCGCCTGGAACTACATATGGTGGAGGCATTAGCAATAGCATCCCACAGTTTGCACCTGTAACACCGGATAAGCCCAAACGAGCAGATAACAAACAGGCTTCTGAACCTGTAGCTGAAAGAGGTGACCAGGGAAGAGAGAAGCAGCAGAATGAAGCTGCTAGTACAATGGTGGACATTATTGTGATTGATAGTGATAAAGAAATCCCAAAGCCTGCTTCAGATTCCTTTCTAGCTGCTGTTTCCACACCACTAAAAGAGAATAACGGGATTGACCTGAACAAAACACCACAgaagaaacaaagaagaaaaaagcataGGCCCAAGGTGGTTAGAGAAGGTAAACCAAAAAGAACTCCAAAGCCAGTGACCCCAAAGCCTGCTGGTTCTAAGGAAAATCCAACGGAGAAGAGGAAATACGTGAGAAAGAAAGGTGTAAACAAAGCTCCAGAAACTTCACCACCAGCTGTAGCAGGACAAACTTCTGATTTCAGAACGGACCAGACTACCAAGAAATCATGCAGAAGGACCTTAAATTTTGAAACAGAAGAACCGAAAGAAGTAAATTCCTCCAATAAATCTCCAAGCTTAGATTCAGAATCATACGTACATCAGTTTAGCAGCAATGGAGTTCAATCAAAATCAACTGTGCCGTTTGGCAATGGATTAGAAGTGACGGTAGGAAACACACAAGCTGGCATTGCCTGTGATCTCAGCTGTTCTACACATCAAATGCTGAAAAGTTTCATGTCATTTTCTACCAAAACTGACTCTACGCAGGCAAAACTGAATGTTGATTTCCGAAAAGAAGATGCAGATGTCCAGGTAACTGACCATACCCAACAAGAAAACACAGTAGAAGTTATGCTGGACTGTGGTACTCAATCACACCCAAGAAGTTCAAATGACTCAAACTGCAGCACCACCATAAAtctgagagaagaaaaagaaaaagcaaatagAGCCAAGCGAAAATATTATCTTGCTGTCAAGCAAGCAGATACCAGCAGCAGAAATTTAGCAGGGGTTCACTATAATACTTTACAAGCATACCAAATGTCTTGGATGCACTTTCCGAatatttacaagaaaaaaagaagtgagAAGGGGCAGATTTACAGCACATCAAGCATAACATGTTGCATAACAGCAACAAAAGATAGAGAAAATTCTCAAAAGGATGCCGAAGCTAATCCTAATAAATCAGAAACCAGATACCAGACTTCCGGCCCGCATTGTGACAGCAATAAAGTTTCAGCTGCATTTGGAGAATCGAGAGAAGGCCTTCAGGATAAGCTGCATACTTTGGAATGTATTGTGGCTTTAAGTCAGAAGGAGAGGACAACAAAGAAAAGGTCTAGAGGTGCTAAAAGGGTCCGTGACTTGGCTTCACTATCCATGAAAGCAGATCACAGTGATGAACAAAGAGCTGGGAACGTTCATAGGCCTCACACATGCATTGATACCCTAGTTTCAGACGTGTGTTCAACACTCACAAGAAAAAAAGGGTCAAAGAAGAGAAACTCTCTTGCAGTCCAAAATCTTGCATTCTATGGGGACCAGCAATCCTTTTCCAAATCATCAG GCACTCCTATAGAAACAACAATGAAACCATTGACTATTGGTGCAATTATTGAGCAACTAAAATGTTTAGACATCAACAGAGAAAGCAGCGAATTTGCATATCAAGAGCAGAATACAGTTACCCCTTGTACTGCAAAAAATGAAGAACAAAATGCACTTGTTCTTTACAGAAGAGATGGCCCTCTTGTTTCATTTGATCCTACAAAGAAACGCCGCCCACGACCTAAAGTAGACCTTGATGAAGAAACTAATAGAGTATGGAAACTTCTGCTGGAAAATATAAACAGCGAAGGCATTGATGGAACTGATGAAGATAAGGTAAAATGGTGGGAAGAAGAGCGAAGAGTGTTTCGTGGACGAGCTGACTCTTTTATTGCAAGAATGCATCTTGTGCAAG GAGATAGGCGTTTCTCTCAATGGAAGGGATCTGTTGTGGATTCAGTGGTTGGAGTTTTCCTCACACAAAATGTCTCCGACCATCTTTCAAG CTCTGCATTTATGTCACTTGCTGCACATTTTCCCGTCAAGCCAAGGAATAATGACAAAGCATGCGTGGCAGTAGATCAAGATGAACCAGTAGAGTTTATAAATGAGATTCCAAACCTCCAAGACACTGAGCATAATGAAGTAAAAGGAGCCAACAGCATAGAATATTTTGGAAGCAACAAAGGGGCTTTTAGCTCAACAAATGAATCAGAATGCAAATTATCCAATTCATCTGCAAGTGTTCTAGAGGTGTACCATAATCAATCAGTGAAAACGTCAACCAATCAAATTTTCAGAACAGTGGCAGAATGTTACATGGGTAGAGATGCTGCAAAAAATGATGCAGTTTCACCTCAAAATTCTGTGGATTCTTCTATCTCTCAAACCAGTGATAAAGGAGGATTTTGCTCAGAAAGCAACTCAGAAACAGAGGATCTGCCAAACAAATCTAAACATGAAAGATTGGATAACTCCATTTCATTTATGGAACTTCTACGGAATGCTGAATCTACCATGCTACATGAAGTTTATGTTCATGCAGGGTATGAATATCACCAACCCAAAGGTATAAAGCATGAGAATCAAAAGCAAAGTAAGGATAAAGATGGTCTTCAAACTTCTTTAGAAGCATCCACGAATGCTTCTAGTAACTACTGTTTGCCTCTGACCACCAATTCAGGAGTATCAGCAGTTGATTGCTTTGAGATATTTGAAGAAACCCAATCTTCTAATGTTTACAAGAATAAAGATGAAACAAGTATGAGCGGACAAAGTACACTAACAGTGGAATCTGCTAGtccaaatgatataaataagCCAACCATGCATGCTCAGGAAGCACCAATATGTTCCGGTGAATCATTCAAAAACACTCAAGGAGACAATACTATAACTGCTCAAACGGAAAGCAGGCATGAAGAAATTACAGACATTACACTAAATAATGCAGAACAAGATTCAAATGAGCATGGCCATTCATCAAGTAAGGAGTTCACTGAGATGAATGCTTTAACTTCAAAATCAAAGAATAAAAGGgttcaaaaggagaaaaagaatgaGATCAATTGGGACAAATTAAGAGAAAAGGCAGAATCTAATGGAAGAAGAGAAAGAACACCAAACACAATGGACTCCTTGGATTGGGAAGCTGTAAGATGTGCAGATGTTCATGAAATTGCCGACACTATCAAAGAACGCGGGATGAATAACATGCTTGGTCAGCGTATCAAG GATTTTCTTAATCGGCTGGTTAGAGAACATGGAAGCATTGATCTTGAATGGTTGAGGAACGTGCCACCCGACCAAGCAAA GGAGTATCTGCTCAGCATAAGAGGATTGGGGTTGAAAAGCGTAGAATGTGTGCGACTTCTAACACTTCACCATCTTGCTTTTCCA GTGGACACAAATGTTGGACGAATAGCGGTACGACTAGGATGGGTACCCCTTCAACCACTGCCAGAGTCACTACAGTTGCATCTTCTTGAACT GTATCCAGTGTTGGAATCCATTCAAAAGTATCTTTGGCCTCGATTATGCAAGCTTGATCAAAGAACATT GTATGAGCTGCATTACCAGATGATAACATTTGGAAAG GTGTTTTGCACCAAAAGCAAGCCGAATTGCAATGCATGTCCAATGAGAGGAGAATGTAGACACTTCGCCAGTGCATTTGCAAG TGCAAGACTTGCTCTGCCAGGGCCAGAGGAGAAAAGCATAATAAGTGCAACTGAGAAAGGAAGCCATGTAAACCCTACAGTGAACAATGGAACATCGTTGCCCCTCCTTCAGGAAAACAACCAATTGGAAGAAAACCAGCAACTAGATGCTTGCCAGAAAGTACAAGTAATAGCTGGAAACCGGAACTGTGAACCTATAATTGAAGAACCAGCAACTCCAGAGCCAGAGTGCACACAAATGTCAGAGGATATTGAGGATGCTTTCTATGAAGATCCTGATGCAATTCCGACAATCAAACTTAATATTGAAGAGTTCACTCAGAATTTACAGAATTATATGCAAGAAAATATGGAACTTCAAGAAGGTGATATGTCAAAGGCCTTGGTTGCTCTAACAACAGAAGCTGCATCGATTCCTATGCCTAAGCTTAAGAATGTGAGCCGCCTACGTACAGAGCACCTAGT CTATGAACTTCCAGACTCACACCCCCTTCTGGAAATG TTAAAGATGGAGAAGAGAGAACTTGATGATCCATCCTCATACCTTTTGGCTATatggacaccag GTGAAACGGTAAACTCAATTCAACCACCTGAGAAAACATGTTGTTCACAAGATTTTGGGAGATTGTGTAATGAGAAGGAATGTTTCTCATGCAACAGTGTACGGGAAGCAAATTCCCAAACGGTCAGAGGGACACTTTTG ATACCATGTAGAACAGCAATGAGGGGAAGCTTCCCACTTAATGGTACCTACTTCCAAGTTAATGAG GTATTTGCAGACCATGCTTCCAGTCTTAACCCAATTGATGTGCCTAGGGCTTGGATATGGAACCTCCACAGGCGAACTGTGTACTTTGGAACCTCTATACCAACAATATTTAAGG GGTTGTCAACACAAGGGATTCAACATTGCTTTTGGAAAG GGTTTGTCTGTGTGAGGGGATTTGATCAAAAAACAAGGGCACCACGTCCTTTAATAGCCCGACTACATTTTCCAGCCAGCAAGTTGACAAGAAATAAGGAAAGGAAAGATGAGTAG